One segment of Streptomyces sp. XD-27 DNA contains the following:
- a CDS encoding deoxyribose-phosphate aldolase, with amino-acid sequence MSISISDLVTVRARHPEAIAEAAARRARRPLIGDSGRLMIVAADHPARGALAVGDRGLAMANRFDLLERLCRALSRPGVDGVLATADILEDLLLLGALDDKVVVGSMNRGGLAGAAFELDDRFTGHRPQDLTRLRFDAGKLLLRIDYQDPGSLTTLEAAARAIDEMAAHRLPVFVEPFISRRVGGKVTNDLSAQAVTHSIAIASGLGGTSAYTWLKVPVTDDPDAMAAVMETSTLPAVLLGGDSGADQDEVYEKWRKALRLPTVQGLVVGRSLLYPAQGTVENAVDTAVGLL; translated from the coding sequence TTGAGCATCAGCATCTCCGACCTCGTCACGGTGCGCGCCCGGCACCCCGAGGCCATCGCCGAGGCCGCCGCCCGCCGGGCCAGACGCCCTCTCATCGGCGACAGCGGGCGGCTGATGATCGTCGCCGCCGACCACCCCGCGCGCGGCGCGCTCGCCGTCGGGGACCGCGGACTGGCCATGGCCAACCGGTTCGACCTGCTGGAACGGCTGTGCCGCGCGCTCTCCCGGCCCGGCGTCGACGGCGTCCTCGCCACCGCCGACATCCTGGAGGACCTGCTGCTGCTCGGCGCCCTCGACGACAAGGTCGTCGTCGGCTCCATGAACCGCGGCGGTCTCGCCGGAGCCGCCTTCGAACTCGACGACCGCTTCACCGGCCACCGCCCCCAGGACCTCACCCGGCTCCGCTTCGACGCGGGCAAGCTGCTGCTGCGCATCGACTACCAGGACCCGGGCTCGCTCACGACCCTGGAGGCCGCCGCCCGCGCCATCGACGAGATGGCCGCACACCGGCTGCCCGTCTTCGTCGAGCCGTTCATCTCCCGCCGGGTCGGCGGCAAGGTCACGAACGACCTGAGCGCCCAGGCCGTCACCCACTCCATCGCCATCGCGTCCGGACTGGGCGGCACCTCCGCATACACCTGGCTGAAGGTGCCGGTCACCGACGACCCCGACGCGATGGCGGCCGTGATGGAGACCTCCACCCTGCCCGCGGTGCTCCTCGGCGGCGACTCCGGCGCCGACCAGGACGAGGTGTACGAGAAGTGGCGCAAGGCGCTGCGGCTGCCCACCGTCCAGGGCCTCGTCGTCGGGCGCTCGCTGCTCTACCCGGCGCAAGGCACCGTCGAGAACGCCGTCGACACCGCCGTCGGCCTGCTCTGA
- the iolB gene encoding 5-deoxy-glucuronate isomerase yields MTSSTTKSTTKPTQSTPKPTAQSNADFHLPAGKAAAGPYAVDIDPERAGWGYSSLRVLELPPGGTHAFATGDSEWIVLPLSGGCTVAADGETFDLHGRADVFSGVTDFAYLPRDTEAAITSTAGGRFALTGARCERRLPARYGPASAVPVELRGAGTCSRQVNNFGAVGAFECDRLIAVEVLTPGGNWSSYPPHKHDECRPGEESELEEIYYFEIAEAHGTEGVGYQRVSPSGRGRGTDVLAEVRTGDTVLIPDGWHGPSIAAPGHTMYYLNVMAGPAAERAWLICDHPEHAWIRATWPDQPVDPRLPLYEAPTAPSGDAR; encoded by the coding sequence ATGACCTCAAGCACCACGAAGAGCACCACGAAGCCCACCCAGAGCACCCCGAAGCCCACCGCGCAATCGAACGCCGACTTCCATCTGCCGGCGGGCAAGGCGGCCGCCGGCCCGTACGCCGTGGACATCGACCCGGAGCGGGCCGGCTGGGGCTACTCGTCGCTGCGCGTCCTGGAGCTCCCGCCCGGCGGCACGCACGCCTTCGCCACCGGCGACAGCGAGTGGATCGTGCTGCCGCTCAGCGGCGGTTGCACCGTCGCCGCCGACGGCGAGACCTTCGACCTGCACGGCCGCGCCGACGTCTTCAGCGGTGTCACCGACTTCGCGTACCTGCCGCGCGACACCGAGGCGGCGATCACCAGCACCGCGGGCGGCCGCTTCGCCCTGACCGGCGCCCGGTGCGAGCGGCGGCTGCCCGCCCGGTACGGACCGGCCTCCGCCGTCCCCGTCGAGCTGCGCGGCGCCGGCACCTGCTCCCGCCAGGTCAACAACTTCGGCGCGGTGGGGGCCTTCGAATGCGACAGGCTCATCGCCGTCGAGGTCCTCACCCCCGGCGGCAACTGGTCCTCCTACCCGCCGCACAAGCACGACGAGTGCCGACCGGGCGAGGAGAGCGAGCTGGAGGAGATCTACTACTTCGAGATCGCCGAGGCCCACGGCACCGAGGGCGTCGGCTACCAGCGCGTCTCCCCGTCCGGCCGGGGCAGGGGCACCGACGTCCTCGCCGAGGTCCGCACCGGCGACACCGTCCTCATCCCCGACGGCTGGCACGGCCCGTCCATCGCCGCCCCCGGCCACACCATGTACTACCTCAACGTCATGGCCGGACCGGCGGCGGAACGCGCCTGGCTGATCTGCGACCACCCCGAACACGCCTGGATCCGCGCCACCTGGCCCGACCAGCCCGTGGACCCCCGACTGCCCCTCTACGAAGCCCCCACCGCCCCTTCCGGAGACGCCCGATGA